A single Artemia franciscana unplaced genomic scaffold, ASM3288406v1 Scaffold_2087, whole genome shotgun sequence DNA region contains:
- the LOC136042810 gene encoding uncharacterized protein LOC136042810: protein MRRKHVSPGFVIAGDFNQTNRQWVSNILDLRQAVTIPTHQSGSILDLIFTNLTDFYYAPRSLGPLLNSDHFIIFWEASSAIPKPKRVKYTVRPLTEDSISTFGRWIGNYQFEDICSEQDINIKVNKLNTLLQEQFQTCFPVKVITVSDTDKPWITNDLKNLIKTRCRLHIAGDTVASAKLRNHIVKLNKRAKRQYVRNKITPLLTIDPHKWHSSVKRLTGKTTLRDLRLLNEDGTLTSANEVNSFFADICTSFPSITKSEIDTIIAGAEIEDVCEVSEFTVYKELLRLKANCASYPGELPVKLFREFAIFLAKQLSSIINQCFLQQVFPSAWKRAYVRVIPKVRCPKSCDQLRPISITPNLSKVAETFIYRKLMSQVSAHLDPYQYGCLRGSSTTVYLVRMYHLIVEWLDRGSAIVNLLLVDYRKAFDLIRHSVAITNLRTM, encoded by the coding sequence ATGCGCCGCAAGCATGTCTCTCCTGGCTTTGTTATTGCCGGAGACTTCAATCAAACTAATAGGCAAtgggtttcaaatattttagatttgcGACAAGCCGTTACAATACCTACCCATCAAAGTGGCAGCATACTGGACTTGATTTTTACAAACTTGACAGACTTTTATTACGCACCGAGATCCCTAGGACCCCTTCTGAATTCTGATCACTTTATCATCTTCTGGGAAGCCAGTTCGGCAATTCCGAAGCCAAAACGAGTCAAGTATACGGTGCGACCACTTACTGAGGATTCGATATCTACATTTGGTCGCTGGATCGGTAATTATCAGTTTGAGGACATTTGCTCTGAACaggatattaatattaaagtcaATAAGCTGAATACTCTGCTTCAGGAGCAATTTCAGACTTGTTTTCCCGTAAAAGTCATTACTGTGAGTGACACTGATAAACCGTGGATAACCAATgatctaaagaatttaataaaaacccgTTGTCGCCTTCATATTGCTGGTGATACCGTAGCTTCAGCCAAGTTGCGTAATCATATTGTTAAACTAAACAAGCGTGCCAAGAGGCAGTATGTGAGGAATAAAATTACTCCCTTACTCACAATAGACCCCCACAAATGGCATTCCTCAGTAAAAAGACTTACCGGTAAGACAACACTCAGAGATCTAAGGCTCCTCAACGAGGACGGTACCTTAACCTCAGCTaatgaagtcaattctttttttgctgacatttgTACCTCATTTCCATCAATCACCAAATCAGAAATTGATACTATCATTGCTGGTGCAGAGATTGAGGACGTATGTGAGGTCTCTGAATTCACTGTTTATAAGGAACTCCTAAGACTGAAAGCGAACTGTGCGTCCTACCCAGGTGAGCTTCCAGTAAAGCTGTTTCGTGAATTcgccatttttcttgctaagcAACTCTCTTCTATAATCAACCAATGTTTCCTTCAGCAAGTATTCCCTAGTGCTTGGAAAAGAGCATATGTCCGCGTTATTCCAAAAGTAAGGTGTCCAAAATCTTGTGATCAACTCCGGCCTATATCAATAACTCCGAACCTTTCTAAAGTTGCAGAAACGTTTATTTACCGCAAACTTATGTCACAGGTCTCTGCACATCTAGACCCGTATCAGTATGGATGCTTAAGAGGCAGCAGCACAACTGTTTATTTAGTACGGATGTACCATCTCATTGTCGAGTGGCTCGACCGAGGAAGTGCTATAGTCAACCTTCTCCTCGTAGACTAccgaaaggcttttgatcttat